In Bacteroides cellulosilyticus, the genomic stretch ACGGGTAGTCTTCCTCCCGCCATCTTCACGAGCCGCAATATAGCACAAATCGCATTCAACTTCACACAAGTCATGTCGCACACACAAAAGCGCGGCAACGAGCCTATCAACAAACTTTATCCTGACCGTACGGACATGGGAGCCTATTGCGCCTGGTCCTGGGGAGTGAGCCGTATCATTGACGGATTGGAAATCGTAGGTAAAAAGAGCAAGATAGATACCAAACGACTGGCCATATCCGGTTGTTCCTTCGCCGGGAAAATGGCTCTTTTTGCCGGAGCATTCGATGAGCGTATTGCACTGACCATTGCTCAGGAACCGGGTGGTGGCGGTGCAGCTGCATGGCGTGTTTCCGAAACGCTGGGTGAAGTGGAAACTTTGGGAAGAACCAGTCATGCCTGGTTTAAGGAAAGTATGTTCCAGTATAAAGAAGATAATGTATCGAAATTGCCGTATGACCACCACGAACTGTGTGCCATGGTAGCACCGCGTGCACTGCTGGTACTTGGAAACCCGGATTATGTATGGCTGGCTGATGAATCGGGTTATGTCTCCTGCCGTGCTGCCCGTAAAGTATGGGAAACCTTCGGCATTGCCGACAGAATGGGCTTCTCCATCGTAGGCGGACATGGGCACTGCCAGCTGCCCGAAAGCCAGTATCCTGAAGTAGAAGCGTTTGTCGACAAGTTCCTGCTTGGAAAGAAAGACGCGAATACAGAAGTAACCATTGCGCCACTTTACGAAAAGGTGGACTATGAGCGCTGGTTATTCCACTAAAACTCTTTATCTTTGGGGGTATAACACTTACTAATACCCCCAAAGAATCATGAAAAGAATTTTATTAGCTATCTGTGTGATAGCGCTGTCTCTCCTTTCCTACGGACAAGGCAGCTACGAACGAGGCAGATTATTCTCCACCGCCACCACCTTGGGTGCCACCACCACCACCTTTCACATCGTCGTTACTAATGGAGCGGGCAGCTTTCTTCACACTGGCCTTCAATTCACCAATACGATAGCTAATGCTCATACCGAACGAACGGTTGGGATAACGACTCTTACTGGTAGAGTAGAAATTATCACCGAAGGTTGTATTATTAAAGTTTATATACTTTGAGAAGAGATTTGACCCATAAACGCTTACTGTCAATCGATCCTTCAGGAACGAGCGGTTTACGCTCAAACTATAATAAGAATAACCGCTGCCCTTTCCCTGCAAAGAAATATAGGGCGTACTTCCACCGGCATTCAAACTGGCACGTAAATTCCACGGGAAAGTATGCTGGATACCACCATACATAGAACCCTGCCAACCGTAATTGTGCAAGCCCTGCGACGGACTTTTAATATCCGAATACCCACCACGACCATTGATGTAGATACGTGTTTTAGGCGATGCATTCCAGTTGAGATATAAGCTCATATCAGTACGACGGCTCTTACCTATATTCTCATATGTCCTGTAAAGGGCACCTTCAGGAGCAAAGTGCCCCCCTTCGAATTCCTCACCTCCTTCGCCTATCAGTCGGCTGACATTCTCAATTCCACTGTTGTTGAAAGAGTGGCGTAATGAAACATTGATGTTGAATTTAGATGAGAAACTACTATAATTCAAATTGAACGAATGGCTCTTCTCACTCTCCAGTTCCGAATTACCCTGACTGATGAACATCGGGTTACTATCATCAAAATAAGGATTCAGATACCAAATGCCGGGACGATAGATACGCATGTCATATCCACCACGCAATGTCTGCGTTTGCCCCAGCTTAATACCCATAGATACGGAAGGCACCAGATCATTATAACTCACCTTAAAATCCTCACCTGCACCGACGATATAACGTACATCCTGCGCTGTGTGCTCAAAACGTAAACCTGGCTTGAAGGTGAAATCCTTGTAACGCAACGTATATCCCAGGTAAGCAGCCAAGATGTCATTCAAATGCTCGTAGTTACTACTACGTTTTTCATTGTATACATAGTCTCCATTACCATCGTTGCTCCTGTCCTCCTCAAAGTTATTTTTGCTGACATTGTTGCGGATAATGTACTTTACACCCGTTTCTATGGTATGTATCTTGCCGATGGGAGTCGTATAGTCTACCTGAAAAGTATGCTCCGTGGTATTAGTCTTACCGAAAGTGTGCGAATTGTAAAGTTGAAAATCCTCGGGCACTTGATAACGATCCAAATAGCGGTTATAACTATCACTCTCCTGTGGTTGAGTATTAATTTTATACGACAGGGTGAGCATACGGTTCTTGTTCTTCTTAGAAGTGCGTTGGTAGTCGATATTACCACGGATGGAATACCATGAACCGTCTCCGTCCATCAAATTACGATAACTATATGCTTTCTTGTCGCGTGCGGTGTTCCACATCTCAGTATTTCCTTGCGATTCGTTATCATTTCCACCACCATACATACCTACGGACATAGTGATGAGCCGCAATGTATCGATCTCATAACTAGCCTCCAAGTTGCCATGCTGGAATTGTCCGCTATAATCCGATTCGGAAGTGGACTCCAAGTACTTCTGGTCAGTAGAATTATAATCTTCCCGATAGCTATCCGAATAGCTGGTAGGCTGGGTGTTATAACTGTAATTGTAGTTGCCTGTCAACGTAAGCTTTCCCTGTTTGATCGTAGCATAGGCACCGGCACCCAGTCCCATATTGCTGGCACGACCGCTGAAGGTGGCTGTATAGCCTTCGAATCCACTGCCAACAGTCACAATATTGAGGATACCTCCCACTCCTTCGGCATCATACTTTGCTCCCGGAGAGGTGATAACTTCGATATATTTAATAGTATTCGCAGGCATACTCTTCAACACTTCCTTGGGGTTATTACTCATCATGTTGTTGGGTTTGCCGTTAACGTGTATCTTAAAGCTACTGCTACCGTTTACCTGTATATTATCTTCGCCGTCTACCGTCACCAAAGGTACTTTTCGCAACATCTCTATCACGGAATTGGTTTTCGAATCGGGGTCGTCTTCAATATTATACTCTATCTTGTCCACATCCACCTTCACCAAAGGCTTTTGAGCTACGACTTCCACTTGTCCCAATTCGTTGGATGCATCCGTGACATACAGCGTACCGAAATCAACAATTTTCTCTCCTGCTTTCACGGTGAAATCTTTCACAATGGTATTTCTACCAATAGAAGAAATCGTCATCACAAAATCACCCGTCCCCGGAATCTTTTCCTGAAACTTTCCTTTCATGTCTGTTACCAGCATTTTCAATGCATGGGCAGGCGCTTCTTTTTTCACGATTTTGATTGTGGCATAAGGTTCTCCCTCTTGAGTCAAAGAATCCAGTAAGACTCCTTTAATCTGAAATGGAGGTGCCGCATTCTGTGCCGCTACCAATGAGGATATTACCAACATGATAAGCAGCAAAGGGCATTTAATTTTCATTTCTGTTTTTGTTTGTTTGATGAATATTTAGTTGACTGTTCTTGTATTAGACGTAACTTGTACCTATTTTGTCACAATGAAAGTGGCAAAAGTAGGCTGTTTTTCTTGGACTACGAGGTTTTCGGAGTTAAAAAAGCACAAAGAAAAGGGGATAACCCGTGCTTTTATCTGTTTAATGCTACATAATACTCACCTTCACTATATTTTCTATTTCACCTTGTACTCGCAAACGAATGCATTCAATTTATCTTTTATAAAAAACAAAAAAACATTTTGAGGTACTTTTATCCTCCATGAAAGATAAAAATGTTATCTTTGTCTAAACATTCAGAGTTTGAACTACAAAGAATTTCTGGAATTCCATCAGTTGGAAGACATCGATTCTTCTTTAATGAAATATCTGACTTACGGAGGATTACCACAACTATATCGCATTGGAATAGAGAATCAGGATTTAGCCCAAGACTATCTCCATAATATCTATAATACCATAATATTGAAAGATGTCATTGCCAGAGAGCAAATCCG encodes the following:
- a CDS encoding alpha/beta hydrolase family protein; the protein is MKNRKTRLWVLIVLLNIGMGISTFAQKIPLVYTVENTGIKNPAPVLPGIDELPVVKTLTDPFQWSDGSGRSTNFKDWSRRRAEIAREIEHYEIGEKPVVSKKDITADIVDDTLRVNVTVNGQTLTLKAKITYPAGKGPFPAIIGIGRGTGSLPPAIFTSRNIAQIAFNFTQVMSHTQKRGNEPINKLYPDRTDMGAYCAWSWGVSRIIDGLEIVGKKSKIDTKRLAISGCSFAGKMALFAGAFDERIALTIAQEPGGGGAAAWRVSETLGEVETLGRTSHAWFKESMFQYKEDNVSKLPYDHHELCAMVAPRALLVLGNPDYVWLADESGYVSCRAARKVWETFGIADRMGFSIVGGHGHCQLPESQYPEVEAFVDKFLLGKKDANTEVTIAPLYEKVDYERWLFH
- a CDS encoding outer membrane beta-barrel family protein, with product MKIKCPLLLIMLVISSLVAAQNAAPPFQIKGVLLDSLTQEGEPYATIKIVKKEAPAHALKMLVTDMKGKFQEKIPGTGDFVMTISSIGRNTIVKDFTVKAGEKIVDFGTLYVTDASNELGQVEVVAQKPLVKVDVDKIEYNIEDDPDSKTNSVIEMLRKVPLVTVDGEDNIQVNGSSSFKIHVNGKPNNMMSNNPKEVLKSMPANTIKYIEVITSPGAKYDAEGVGGILNIVTVGSGFEGYTATFSGRASNMGLGAGAYATIKQGKLTLTGNYNYSYNTQPTSYSDSYREDYNSTDQKYLESTSESDYSGQFQHGNLEASYEIDTLRLITMSVGMYGGGNDNESQGNTEMWNTARDKKAYSYRNLMDGDGSWYSIRGNIDYQRTSKKNKNRMLTLSYKINTQPQESDSYNRYLDRYQVPEDFQLYNSHTFGKTNTTEHTFQVDYTTPIGKIHTIETGVKYIIRNNVSKNNFEEDRSNDGNGDYVYNEKRSSNYEHLNDILAAYLGYTLRYKDFTFKPGLRFEHTAQDVRYIVGAGEDFKVSYNDLVPSVSMGIKLGQTQTLRGGYDMRIYRPGIWYLNPYFDDSNPMFISQGNSELESEKSHSFNLNYSSFSSKFNINVSLRHSFNNSGIENVSRLIGEGGEEFEGGHFAPEGALYRTYENIGKSRRTDMSLYLNWNASPKTRIYINGRGGYSDIKSPSQGLHNYGWQGSMYGGIQHTFPWNLRASLNAGGSTPYISLQGKGSGYSYYSLSVNRSFLKDRLTVSVYGSNLFSKYINFNNTTFGDNFYSTSKSRYPNRSFGMSISYRIGELKASVKKAARSISNDDVKGGGGGTQGGGGGE